One Hordeum vulgare subsp. vulgare chromosome 4H, MorexV3_pseudomolecules_assembly, whole genome shotgun sequence DNA window includes the following coding sequences:
- the LOC123448842 gene encoding uncharacterized protein LOC123448842, with translation MEISLNALLGVQRHGQDLAYRLAQGVSDLLLHVQLPQLPWPAPPLPLKLIPFDIELPAMPFVGGGGVDLPAVAVASFVEIGGRLGQAGSDLGASVGGAVQQLSREIPVPFRSVSRPPTPPARSPRCTPRTSSVRATVPVPPPSSLLPSRASARRRSTRGHCFGRSPRSSAKTGTRRWPSTGFSSCSGSSPGISCPSGERSSSASMSDGRTHPSNLFNKSCMPAVSSPPPHATATGAHRGEGAASGAHQRRWKGPVLSEELGEKRSTMVSSRVRG, from the exons ATGGAGATCTCCCTCAACGCGCTGCTAGGCGTGCAGCGGCACGGGCAGGACCTGGCCTACAGGCTCGCGCAGGGCGTctcggacctcctcctccacgtgCAGCTGCCGCAGCTCCCGTGGCCCGCCCCACCGCTGCCGCTCAAGCTCATCCCGTTCGACATCGAGCTCCCCGCCATGCCCTTCGTCGGCGGCGGGGGCGTCGACCTCCCCGCCGTGGCCGTCGCCTCCTTCGTCGAGATCGGCGGCCGGCTCGGGCAGGCGGGCTCCGACCTCGGCGCCTCCGTCGGCGGCGCCGTGCAGCAGCTGTCGCGGGAGATTCCCGTGCCGTTCCGCTCCGTGTCGCGGCCGCCGACCCCGCCTGCGCGCTCGCCGCGCTGCACACCACGCACTTCATCGGTCCGTGCGACCGTGCCGGTGCCGCCGCCTTCCTCGCTGCTGCCGTCGCGAGCCTC GGCAAGGCGACGGAGTACGAGAGGGCACTGTTTCGGGCGCTCTCCGCGCTCGTCGGCGAAGACAGGGACACGGAGGTGGCCGTCGACCGGCTTTTCCAG CTGCTCAGGGAGTTCCCCAGGGATCTCATGTCCCTCAGGAGAACGCAGCTCATCTGCTTCTATGTCGGACGGCCGGACACATCCCTCGAATTTGTTCAACAA GAGTTGTATGCCTGCTgtttcctcgccgccgccacatgCCACCGCTACGGGAGCGCACAGAGGCGAAGGAGCGGCGAGCGGAGCTCACCAACGTCGATGGAAAGGCCCGGTGCTGTCGGAGGAGCTCGGGGAGAAGAGATCGACGATGGTGAGCTCTCGGGTCCGAGGTTGA